One Gimesia sp. DNA window includes the following coding sequences:
- a CDS encoding universal stress protein: MQRFKKILVGVDLSSGDHLVSDEVSPASQEAVDRAIWLAGSNSAELTFFFTLDVSAETQRMIEESNEKDSIVTTAQQVLNGLVSQAKESGIKADSEVCFGRSWRQIILKVVLDGYDIVIAGTRHLGPFKSILLGSTGVKLLRLCPSPVWITQPQSDSQIKSILVAHCLRPVGDLALELGAAMAELHGSELHVVHSQEHSEFDSWHSTFQHEERNLRTPLEVKRHIESQLAGFQLKTHPQIHIVTSTPPDIAVLSLVEKHNIELLVMGTIARTGISGLIIGNTAEKLLPQINCSVLAVKPADFDSPVTG, encoded by the coding sequence ATGCAGCGGTTTAAAAAAATTCTTGTGGGTGTTGACCTGTCATCAGGAGATCACCTCGTTTCAGATGAGGTTTCACCTGCCTCCCAGGAAGCGGTAGACCGCGCCATCTGGTTGGCCGGATCGAATTCTGCAGAGCTCACATTCTTTTTTACCCTGGATGTTTCTGCTGAAACTCAACGGATGATTGAAGAGTCTAATGAGAAGGACTCTATAGTCACAACTGCTCAACAAGTATTGAACGGACTGGTGTCGCAAGCGAAAGAATCAGGAATCAAGGCTGACAGCGAGGTCTGTTTCGGCAGAAGCTGGCGACAGATAATTCTGAAGGTGGTACTTGATGGATACGATATTGTGATAGCGGGAACCCGACACCTGGGCCCGTTCAAATCAATATTGCTGGGCAGCACTGGCGTGAAGCTCTTGAGACTATGTCCATCTCCTGTATGGATTACACAGCCACAATCAGATTCACAGATCAAATCGATCCTGGTTGCACATTGCTTGCGTCCTGTTGGCGATCTCGCTCTGGAGCTAGGGGCCGCCATGGCGGAATTACACGGTTCGGAACTCCATGTAGTTCACTCACAGGAACATTCGGAATTTGACTCCTGGCATTCTACTTTCCAGCATGAGGAACGCAATCTGAGAACTCCCCTCGAAGTCAAACGCCATATCGAATCTCAGCTTGCTGGTTTCCAGCTTAAAACTCATCCACAGATACATATCGTCACTTCCACACCACCAGATATCGCAGTTCTGAGTCTGGTGGAAAAGCACAATATCGAGTTGCTTGTTATGGGCACCATCGCACGTACGGGCATCAGTGGATTAATAATAGGGAATACAGCTGAAAAATTACTTCCACAAATCAACTGTTCTGTTTTGGCAGTTAAGCCTGCTGATTTTGATTCACCTGTGACAGGCTGA
- a CDS encoding response regulator transcription factor produces MSTQNMPARILIVDDHPLVREALATRINFQDDMEVCGEAGTEEEAISLVFELSPDLVLVDIALKSGHGIELVKQIKLRHPNVKTLVVSGFQESLYAERALRAGALGYLNKQESNEKVIDAIHTVLRGEHFVSPDISRRLIKQSLDGVDATKTPIESLTDRELEIFRLIGEGLTSGMIAEQLFLSPHTIDSHRNNIKRKLGLNNAAEMSRSAVQWLLENG; encoded by the coding sequence ATGTCTACGCAAAACATGCCTGCGAGAATCCTGATCGTCGATGATCATCCCTTGGTCCGGGAAGCCCTGGCAACGCGCATCAATTTTCAGGATGACATGGAGGTCTGTGGTGAAGCAGGCACCGAAGAGGAAGCCATTTCACTGGTTTTTGAATTAAGTCCTGATCTGGTACTTGTTGATATCGCACTGAAAAGCGGGCATGGTATCGAGCTCGTCAAGCAGATCAAACTGAGACACCCCAACGTCAAGACGCTCGTTGTTTCCGGGTTTCAGGAGTCACTGTATGCAGAGCGCGCTCTGCGCGCAGGAGCGCTGGGCTACCTGAACAAGCAGGAATCAAATGAAAAAGTAATCGATGCGATTCACACTGTGCTGCGCGGAGAACACTTTGTGAGCCCTGATATCAGCCGCAGGCTGATCAAGCAGTCACTGGATGGTGTAGACGCAACCAAAACCCCAATCGAAAGTCTGACCGATCGAGAACTCGAAATCTTCCGGCTGATTGGTGAAGGTCTCACCAGTGGTATGATCGCAGAGCAACTCTTCCTGAGCCCCCACACCATTGATTCCCACCGCAACAACATCAAACGCAAACTGGGCCTCAACAATGCCGCTGAGATGTCCCGCTCCGCTGTTCAATGGCTACTGGAAAACGGCTAA
- a CDS encoding carbon storage regulator, which produces MLVLTRKRGERVVISDNIKLTVVSIRGKRVKLGVTAPADVSIRRDDLSKTANRGALLEESCPTRGS; this is translated from the coding sequence ATGCTGGTCTTGACTCGTAAGCGTGGTGAAAGAGTTGTTATCAGTGATAACATCAAGCTGACAGTGGTTTCGATTCGGGGGAAACGAGTGAAACTGGGTGTGACTGCACCGGCAGATGTCAGCATCCGCCGGGACGATCTTTCTAAAACAGCCAATAGGGGGGCTTTGCTTGAAGAAAGTTGTCCCACCCGGGGGTCTTAG
- a CDS encoding BON domain-containing protein — protein MSTATLNQMKMTDLDGHAGSEHRTSMNVGHQTETELIKGQPSLKTLPVSAGERGVCSLSAASARHLLHSSDYGEIRCLECEAQAEVLILRGQVTSWHQKQVAQETVRNVPGFIKILNYVEVVPL, from the coding sequence ATGAGTACTGCCACTTTGAACCAAATGAAGATGACTGACTTAGATGGTCACGCAGGTAGCGAACACAGGACTTCCATGAATGTCGGGCATCAAACAGAGACAGAGCTCATAAAGGGGCAGCCTTCTCTCAAAACTCTCCCGGTGAGCGCTGGCGAAAGAGGGGTGTGCAGCTTGTCCGCCGCCAGTGCTCGCCATCTATTACATTCCAGTGATTACGGAGAGATACGTTGCCTGGAATGTGAAGCACAAGCAGAAGTTCTGATCCTGCGTGGCCAGGTAACATCCTGGCATCAGAAGCAGGTAGCTCAAGAAACCGTCCGAAATGTTCCCGGCTTCATAAAAATATTGAATTATGTGGAAGTCGTCCCGCTATAG
- a CDS encoding methyltransferase domain-containing protein, translating to MDNSRSFIEADSPRPSILPCFLRGFLENPLRVASFLPSSNYLQRKLSSLECLQAAQVVVELGPGTGETTRALLNQLPQQSILLCIEVVNEFVNQVRRITDARVIVEKGSALNLRQILKHYQLASPDVIVSGVPFSVMSPEEGHSLIESIYDTLAPGGSFVTYQFRSRVCDLAFEYFGKPKHRSVVLWNLPPLEIFVWQKNTTHGSVLRNHIDFDFDAT from the coding sequence ATGGATAACTCCCGATCATTCATTGAAGCTGATTCTCCACGCCCTTCCATACTACCTTGTTTTCTGCGTGGTTTTCTTGAGAATCCATTACGAGTGGCTTCGTTTCTTCCGAGTTCCAATTACCTGCAGCGAAAACTGAGTTCGCTGGAGTGTCTGCAGGCTGCTCAGGTGGTTGTTGAACTGGGGCCGGGTACCGGAGAGACCACGCGGGCACTGCTCAATCAACTGCCTCAGCAGTCTATTCTGCTTTGTATTGAAGTCGTAAATGAATTCGTGAATCAGGTTCGACGGATCACAGATGCGCGAGTGATTGTTGAAAAAGGATCAGCATTAAATTTACGGCAGATCCTCAAACATTACCAGCTTGCGTCTCCTGATGTGATTGTTTCCGGGGTACCTTTTTCAGTAATGTCTCCCGAAGAGGGGCATTCCCTGATTGAATCGATTTATGACACCTTAGCGCCTGGCGGGAGCTTTGTCACCTATCAGTTCCGCAGTAGGGTCTGCGATCTGGCATTCGAATATTTCGGTAAGCCAAAGCATCGCTCCGTCGTTCTCTGGAACCTGCCTCCCCTGGAAATATTTGTCTGGCAGAAAAACACCACACACGGTTCTGTCTTACGTAATCATATCGACTTCGATTTTGACGCAACATAA
- a CDS encoding PAS domain S-box protein, whose protein sequence is MVEKQHRQMQPAVESRYHQLRDAVADYHYHVLLDEGQVVEKQHGPKCAAITGYRPEEYAANHRLWIDLVLEDDRSDIERQIEQVLSGQQPKPSEFRIRRKDGQLRWLRKLIIPYYDADGQLTAYDALLRDITETKLAQQSLRQSEENYRLLFDDDLTGDYLATPDGEILLCNRAFVDMFGFVSQQQAVGSSLQDFYSDPYSWTAFIERIRVMGTLDRFERITRRNDGITLHVVETVIGTFDEQGNLIRLKGYVFDDTHSRVENAKLRQRTIDLEEAVQQRTREIRAERSHLEAILDSALDAIISIDSQGVIQTINRSTERLFGYTRNEMINQNVSMLMPAPYSEEHDSYIKRYLQTGKPRILDSVRELVGRRKDGSTFPIEISITEVDHLQVFTGIVHDISERKQLQAHVLQIAEDEQRRIGQELHDGIGQELTGLALFAGTLVELLDAIPEESTEETARHLQTAEFSRLRALAARISSLLNETNVHVRRLAHGVMPVQIEPRGLQAALAELSASINTHPRVTCRFESSASVVLADNATATHLYRIAQEATSNSLRHSQATEISIILEGDEDYVVLEVNDNGIGIRPDKDRDQSNREMGMGLRTMQYRCGVAGGTFHIEAGPSGGASIRCLVPTKLLKES, encoded by the coding sequence ATGGTTGAGAAACAACATCGGCAAATGCAACCGGCAGTCGAGTCCCGCTACCATCAATTACGAGACGCCGTCGCTGACTATCACTACCACGTTCTGCTGGATGAAGGACAGGTAGTAGAAAAGCAACATGGGCCGAAGTGCGCTGCAATCACCGGGTATCGGCCTGAAGAGTATGCCGCTAATCACCGTCTGTGGATCGATCTAGTCCTTGAGGATGACCGTTCTGATATCGAGCGCCAAATTGAACAGGTTCTTTCAGGGCAGCAGCCAAAGCCGTCTGAATTCCGTATCCGGCGGAAAGATGGACAGCTCCGCTGGCTCAGGAAATTGATCATTCCTTACTATGATGCTGACGGTCAATTAACCGCCTATGACGCGCTGTTGCGGGATATCACAGAAACAAAACTTGCACAGCAATCTCTTCGACAAAGTGAAGAAAATTATCGCTTACTCTTTGACGACGACCTCACAGGTGATTATCTCGCCACGCCTGATGGTGAAATACTGCTGTGCAATCGTGCGTTTGTCGACATGTTCGGTTTTGTGAGTCAGCAACAGGCGGTCGGCAGCAGTCTGCAGGACTTTTACTCAGATCCGTATTCATGGACTGCGTTCATCGAGAGAATCCGTGTGATGGGAACACTCGATCGATTTGAACGCATTACCCGTCGCAATGACGGCATAACCCTGCACGTTGTTGAGACTGTTATTGGAACCTTCGATGAACAGGGAAATCTTATCCGGCTCAAAGGGTATGTCTTCGATGATACCCACTCCCGGGTTGAGAACGCCAAGCTCCGGCAACGTACGATTGATCTGGAAGAAGCTGTGCAGCAACGCACGAGGGAAATACGAGCGGAACGCAGTCATCTTGAAGCGATTCTGGATTCGGCCCTTGACGCGATCATCTCGATAGACAGCCAGGGGGTGATCCAGACCATAAATCGCTCAACGGAGAGATTATTCGGTTATACCCGGAATGAAATGATCAACCAGAACGTGAGTATGCTCATGCCGGCTCCTTATAGCGAAGAGCACGACAGCTATATTAAACGGTATCTACAAACCGGCAAACCCCGAATTCTCGACTCAGTCCGTGAACTGGTTGGCCGCCGGAAAGATGGCTCGACATTTCCCATCGAAATTTCGATCACTGAAGTCGACCATTTGCAGGTATTCACCGGGATTGTCCACGATATCTCCGAACGCAAACAGCTTCAGGCTCACGTTCTGCAGATTGCTGAGGATGAACAGCGACGAATCGGGCAGGAACTGCATGATGGGATTGGTCAGGAATTGACTGGACTGGCTTTGTTTGCAGGCACGCTTGTCGAACTTCTGGATGCGATCCCAGAGGAATCGACTGAAGAAACTGCACGCCACTTACAAACAGCTGAGTTTTCCAGACTGCGGGCTTTAGCAGCGAGAATCTCCTCACTACTCAACGAGACGAATGTACATGTCAGACGTCTGGCCCACGGCGTAATGCCTGTGCAGATTGAGCCTCGTGGATTGCAGGCGGCACTCGCAGAGCTCTCAGCCTCGATTAATACACATCCTCGCGTCACTTGCCGGTTCGAGTCCTCTGCAAGCGTCGTGCTTGCCGACAATGCCACAGCCACCCACTTGTATCGAATCGCACAGGAGGCGACCAGTAACTCTCTGCGCCACAGTCAAGCCACAGAAATCAGTATTATATTAGAAGGTGACGAAGATTATGTCGTACTTGAAGTGAACGATAACGGCATTGGAATCAGACCTGACAAAGACAGGGATCAATCGAATCGAGAAATGGGAATGGGATTAAGGACCATGCAGTATCGATGTGGAGTCGCAGGTGGAACATTCCACATAGAAGCCGGTCCGTCCGGCGGGGCATCGATCAGATGTCTCGTACCGACCAAACTGCTCAAGGAGAGCTAA